In one window of Amblyomma americanum isolate KBUSLIRL-KWMA chromosome 9, ASM5285725v1, whole genome shotgun sequence DNA:
- the LOC144103462 gene encoding uncharacterized protein LOC144103462, with protein MAPPGRSRSPTTPTTIHFVIIAPPRDPGTFSGTDGSDVEDWINIYKRVSNYNRWDPTLMLANVTFYLNGTARVWYETHEEELTSWDTFKEKVKTLFGRRDDLQLAAKKQLATRAQPSTESYVAYIQDILALCHEVDAAMSETDKVGHVLKGIADDAFHLLVCKDCTSIDSIINECRRFEQVKDRRISPSFSRLPNTAATSSCEDHRSPSRTPSDAPAVTDSVTRIVRRELEALAPVIAPP; from the coding sequence atggctccacccggccggtCCAGGAGCCCCACTACCCCCACTACCATTCATTTCGTCATCATTGCTcctcctcgcgaccccggcacgttTTCCGGAACAGATGGctcggacgtcgaagactggattaACATCTACAAGCGTGTCAGCaactacaacaggtgggaccctacgctaatgctcgcgaacgtcaccttttacctcaatggcacggcgcgcgtatggtacgagacccacgaggaagagctaacaagttgggacacctttaaggaaaaggtgaagacgctattcggtagacgTGATGACCTccagctcgccgccaagaaacagctggctactcgagcacaaccttctaccgagagctacgtggcctacattcaggacatcttggcgctttgtcacgaggtcgacgccgcaatgagtgagaccgataaagtgggccacgtgctcaaaggcattgccgacgatgcgttccacttgcttgtttgcaaagactgtacctcaattGACTCCATCATAAACGAGTGCCGTCGATTTGAACAAGTCAAAGACCGCcgcatttcgccgtcgttttctcgccttcccaacacggccgcgacatcttcctgtgaggaccaccgatcaccatcccgcacgccctcggacgcccctgccgtcaccgattcagtcacccggatcgtccgacgtgaactggaggccctcgcacctgtgatagccccgccctaa